The following proteins come from a genomic window of Geomonas sp. RF6:
- a CDS encoding HD domain-containing protein, whose protein sequence is MEDLIEKARQYATSAYARIGQLRKYTLQPYDVHLRGVAQLVSSVTTDTAMIAASWLHDTVEDTPATFEDLEREFGADVMNLVKELTDISRPGDGNRAARKLLDRQHIAMASPRAKTIKLADIMDNCEDICRHDPRFGRVYLEEMRALMEVLHEGDARLYSKALKRMAESAGKLAPLEKDATADDTFPAGMLSGRHGIRLFTQTFTAQDILEPLFSFDDTSLKELQSVLQSAPHLQIVGIRSKGEVTGYLEADPCSVPDAKKVRPIDPRQRAGLETSLGDVIHILTLFTYCFVTLEDTVIGVISRRDIEKPVVRMWLFGIIILIEMIVVDEIRCRWGDGSWVPLLSAARLDKAEQLQAERRRRGYSADLLDCLQFSDKLRVIINEPGFAAALGFPSSSMAKRALKELESLRNNLAHGQDIGNYDWPPIVRLARRVQQLFSK, encoded by the coding sequence TTGGAAGATCTGATAGAAAAAGCAAGGCAGTACGCTACGTCTGCCTACGCCAGGATCGGTCAGCTCCGCAAATACACCCTGCAGCCGTACGATGTACACCTGCGGGGAGTTGCGCAACTGGTCAGCTCGGTAACCACCGATACGGCAATGATAGCCGCCTCTTGGCTCCACGATACGGTGGAGGATACGCCGGCGACCTTCGAAGATCTGGAGCGCGAATTCGGCGCCGATGTCATGAATCTCGTGAAGGAGCTGACCGATATCAGCAGGCCCGGCGACGGTAACCGTGCTGCCCGCAAGCTTCTCGACCGTCAGCACATTGCCATGGCATCTCCCCGCGCAAAAACCATCAAGCTCGCCGATATCATGGACAACTGCGAGGACATCTGCCGTCACGATCCCAGGTTCGGCCGTGTCTATCTCGAGGAGATGCGGGCGCTCATGGAGGTTCTCCACGAGGGAGATGCGAGGTTGTACAGCAAGGCGCTGAAAAGGATGGCGGAGTCCGCCGGGAAACTAGCTCCCCTGGAGAAAGACGCCACGGCCGACGACACATTTCCCGCCGGCATGCTTTCCGGCAGGCATGGCATCCGCCTCTTCACGCAAACCTTCACAGCGCAGGATATTTTAGAACCGCTCTTCTCCTTTGATGACACATCGCTGAAGGAGCTTCAGTCAGTGCTGCAATCCGCGCCGCACCTTCAGATCGTTGGCATCCGCAGCAAGGGTGAGGTGACGGGATATCTGGAGGCAGATCCGTGCTCGGTTCCGGACGCAAAGAAGGTGCGACCCATCGATCCACGGCAGCGAGCAGGGCTGGAAACCTCCCTGGGCGACGTGATCCATATACTCACCCTCTTCACCTACTGCTTTGTCACCTTGGAGGATACGGTCATCGGCGTGATCAGCCGCCGGGACATTGAGAAACCGGTGGTGAGGATGTGGCTCTTTGGCATCATCATCCTCATCGAGATGATAGTGGTGGACGAGATCCGGTGCAGATGGGGTGACGGAAGCTGGGTCCCACTCCTCAGCGCAGCGCGACTAGACAAGGCCGAACAGCTGCAGGCGGAGCGCAGACGACGCGGCTACAGTGCAGACCTCCTTGACTGCCTGCAGTTCTCCGACAAACTGCGCGTCATCATCAACGAGCCCGGCTTTGCCGCAGCGCTCGGTTTCCCGTCCAGCAGCATGGCGAAGAGGGCGTTGAAGGAGCTGGAATCACTGCGCAACAATCTTGCCCACGGCCAGGACATAGGAAATTACGACTGGCCCCCCATTGTGAGGCTGGCACGGCGGGTTCAGCAGCTGTTTAGCAAGTGA